In the genome of Myxococcus stipitatus, one region contains:
- the tssE gene encoding type VI secretion system baseplate subunit TssE yields the protein MTGRGLLSRIDAGKGSSERDVDMTESIVEHLRVLLNTRKGGAATVPGFGIVDFTDFVHTFPSAIQTLQSAIRTTVLEFEPRICNISVRHLPDADPLVLRFEITAQPAGRGVRGMLRFRTQMSPGGKIEVW from the coding sequence GTGACGGGACGGGGTCTGCTGTCTCGAATCGATGCGGGGAAGGGCTCGAGTGAGCGCGACGTGGACATGACCGAGTCCATCGTCGAGCACCTGCGCGTGCTGCTCAACACGCGCAAGGGCGGGGCCGCCACGGTGCCAGGGTTCGGCATCGTGGACTTCACGGACTTCGTCCACACCTTCCCCTCGGCCATCCAGACGCTCCAGTCCGCGATTCGCACGACGGTGCTCGAGTTCGAGCCACGCATCTGCAACATCAGCGTGCGCCACCTCCCCGACGCGGACCCGCTGGTGCTGCGCTTTGAAATCACCGCTCAGCCCGCGGGCCGAGGGGTGAGGGGAATGCTTCGCTTCCGGACGCAGATGTCGCCGGGAGGCAAGATCGAGGTCTGGTGA
- the tssD gene encoding type VI secretion system tube protein TssD, with protein MAETVHLFLKANGSDIAGESTQTSLGRDKSIECLSYVQSVLTAREAGSGMATGRRQYEPLRIVKRIDKSSPLLAKALVENQKIDAEFKFYRPNPTGDGTTEQFYTVSIKDGRIAGLKQTLPDTFLPATSQQPPLEELTFVFHTISWTYTNGGVTHEDSWSANR; from the coding sequence ATGGCCGAGACAGTACACCTGTTCCTCAAGGCGAATGGGTCCGATATCGCGGGAGAGAGCACTCAGACGAGCCTGGGGCGCGACAAGTCCATCGAGTGCTTGTCCTACGTTCAGTCCGTCCTCACGGCGCGCGAAGCCGGCAGCGGCATGGCGACGGGCCGCCGCCAGTATGAGCCTTTGCGCATCGTCAAGCGCATCGACAAGTCTTCGCCGCTGCTGGCGAAGGCGCTCGTGGAGAACCAGAAGATTGATGCCGAGTTCAAGTTCTACCGCCCGAACCCGACGGGCGATGGAACCACCGAGCAGTTCTACACGGTGTCCATCAAGGACGGCCGCATCGCCGGCCTCAAGCAGACCCTTCCGGATACCTTCCTCCCGGCGACGTCCCAGCAGCCTCCCCTCGAGGAGCTGACGTTCGTGTTCCACACCATCAGTTGGACGTACACCAACGGTGGTGTCACGCACGAGGACTCCTGGAGCGCCAACCGGTAA
- the tssF gene encoding type VI secretion system baseplate subunit TssF translates to MFSKYYQSELTYLREMGRAFGTVNPALAGLLVERGGDPDVERLLEGFAFLTARVRERIDDSVPEVVHGLTELLLPHYLRVIPACSVVEFTPHARLLRGRSRIAEGAEVGTKPVDGTVCTFRTTRAVDLLPLTLGDTTLDQSSPASPVLRVQLQVVEQARAEIFQEEGVSLFLSAELPVASMLMVWLLRHCKGVVLRNPVEGESVRLGPDCIRASGFAPDNRLLPWPALAPEGYRLLQEYFTLPQKFLFVDVKGLQAASELTGQKLELIFEFERPPALPGRVPKDVFRLHCAPVVNLFSASADPVRTSALGHEHLVRAAGLDPAHMEVYSVDSVTGLQTGRTERQAYRPFFDFAHAATDSGRFYRLHRGASPLDDGMDVSLSLGSPRDATPSLADETLSIDLTCTNRSLPSRLQVGDLSVPTAASPTTARFRNIVAVTRPARPPVGSELHWRLLSHLSLNQRSLLEPGALQSLLALYNFQATADQSTARANQLRVESLRAVQAQPITRFFQGAPVRGVQVTADLDEAGFTGPGDAFLFGCVLDELFASHVSLNSFSEFVLRLQPSRLEYRWSPRNGRQTIC, encoded by the coding sequence GTGTTCAGCAAGTACTACCAGAGCGAGTTGACGTACCTCCGGGAGATGGGCCGCGCGTTCGGCACCGTCAATCCAGCGCTCGCCGGGCTCCTGGTGGAGCGCGGTGGTGACCCCGACGTGGAGCGGTTGCTGGAGGGCTTCGCCTTCCTCACCGCCCGGGTTCGCGAGCGCATCGACGACTCCGTGCCGGAGGTGGTGCACGGCCTGACGGAGCTGCTCCTCCCGCACTATCTCCGGGTGATACCGGCCTGCTCGGTGGTGGAGTTCACGCCGCACGCGCGCCTGTTGCGTGGCCGCTCGCGCATCGCCGAGGGCGCGGAGGTCGGCACCAAGCCGGTGGACGGCACCGTGTGCACGTTCCGCACGACGCGCGCGGTGGACCTGCTGCCGCTGACCCTGGGCGACACGACTCTGGACCAGTCGTCGCCGGCGTCTCCGGTGTTGCGCGTGCAGCTCCAGGTGGTGGAGCAGGCGCGGGCGGAGATCTTCCAGGAGGAGGGAGTGTCGCTGTTCCTCAGCGCCGAGCTGCCCGTGGCCTCGATGCTGATGGTGTGGCTCTTGCGCCACTGCAAGGGCGTGGTGCTGCGCAATCCGGTGGAAGGCGAGAGCGTGCGTCTGGGGCCGGACTGCATCCGAGCCTCGGGCTTCGCCCCCGACAATCGGCTGTTGCCCTGGCCGGCGCTGGCTCCCGAGGGCTACCGGCTCTTGCAGGAGTACTTCACGCTGCCGCAGAAGTTCCTCTTCGTCGACGTGAAGGGACTGCAGGCGGCCTCCGAGCTCACGGGCCAGAAGCTGGAGCTCATCTTCGAGTTTGAGCGCCCCCCCGCGCTCCCGGGGCGCGTCCCCAAGGACGTCTTCCGGCTGCACTGCGCGCCGGTGGTGAACCTCTTCAGCGCCTCGGCGGACCCCGTGCGCACGAGCGCGCTGGGGCATGAGCACCTGGTGCGGGCCGCGGGCCTGGATCCAGCGCACATGGAGGTGTACTCGGTGGATTCGGTCACCGGCCTCCAGACGGGCAGGACGGAGCGGCAGGCGTACCGGCCCTTCTTCGACTTCGCTCACGCCGCCACGGACAGCGGTCGCTTCTACCGGCTGCACCGGGGGGCGTCGCCGCTCGATGACGGGATGGATGTCTCGCTGTCGCTGGGCAGCCCCCGCGACGCCACGCCTTCGCTGGCGGACGAGACGCTCTCCATCGACCTCACGTGCACCAACCGCTCGCTGCCGTCGCGCTTGCAGGTGGGTGACTTGAGTGTGCCGACCGCCGCGTCGCCCACCACCGCGCGCTTCCGCAACATCGTCGCGGTGACGCGTCCGGCGCGCCCGCCGGTGGGCTCCGAGCTGCACTGGCGGCTCTTGTCGCATCTGAGCCTCAACCAGCGCTCGTTGCTGGAGCCGGGCGCGCTCCAGTCGCTGCTGGCGCTCTACAACTTCCAGGCGACCGCGGACCAGTCCACGGCTCGCGCCAACCAGCTCCGGGTGGAGTCGCTGCGAGCAGTCCAGGCGCAGCCCATCACGCGCTTCTTCCAAGGCGCGCCCGTGCGCGGCGTGCAGGTGACGGCGGACCTGGATGAGGCGGGCTTCACGGGGCCGGGGGACGCGTTCCTCTTCGGCTGTGTGCTGGACGAGCTGTTCGCCTCGCACGTGAGCCTCAACTCCTTCAGCGAGTTCGTGCTGCGCCTTCAACCCTCTCGACTGGAGTACCGGTGGTCTCCCCGGAACGGCCGACAGACGATTTGCTGA
- the tssH gene encoding type VI secretion system ATPase TssH, whose translation MRVEPKTLVRRLTPTATRMLETAVSRASSARCYEIVPEHLLRQLLEDEEGEASLLLRHFQVDRAKVLASVEDGLKSLRTGNSGRPVFSESLFQWFEDAWLVASLEHGVSRLRSGVLMWQWIARSERYTAESYSALDAISVETLKKVFEEVVGRSKEAAEVSSATVAAPAGGGGRGEEALSRFTTSFTEKARSGKIDPIFGRDREIRQVIDVLARRRKNNPIIVGEPGVGKTALVEGLARAIVAGDVPESMRNLEVLGLDLGALQAGAGVRGEFENRLKAVISEVKGSPKPIILFIDEAHTIIGAGGAQGGGDAANLLKPELARGELRTIAATTWAEYKKYFEKDAALERRFQPIKVDEPSEEDAVLMLRGLCPAYAKSHGVTIRDEAVVAAVSLSHRYISGRQLPDKAVDLLDTAAARVKIEQSARPDELVEVESRLAALERELAVRERELAAGHPLPPPEDGPTLEERLAATRDSVATLRARWEQELAAVDVVRRARAELDAAKEGSDVEKLKADVAEARAQLEKLQGESPLIHVDVDPDVVARVVAGWTGVPVGKLRSSSVGAVLTLEQTLRSRVKGQDAALRAVAETIRMSHAGIRNPSTPIGVLLFVGPSGVGKTETALALADTLYGGDRFLTTINMSEFQEKHTVSRLIGSPPGYVGYGEGGVLTEAVRQRPYSVVLLDECEKADLEVMNLFYQVFDKGMLSDGEGRLIDFRNTVVILTSNLATDALMQLYSGPEAPKTETVTETIRPILSRHFKPALLARMSVVPFIPIARDVLKDIAQMKLAALADRLHTSHRVKTEFAPEVTEEFARRCLDNDSGARNVDHLLRSSLMPRLSMELLERLAAGGVPGRLRVGLGASGDWDLSFSDA comes from the coding sequence ATGCGCGTTGAACCCAAGACCCTTGTTCGGCGCCTGACGCCCACGGCCACTCGGATGTTGGAGACCGCGGTGTCTCGGGCGAGCAGCGCTCGGTGCTACGAAATCGTCCCCGAGCACCTGCTGCGGCAGCTGCTGGAGGACGAGGAGGGCGAGGCCTCGCTGCTCCTGCGGCACTTCCAGGTGGACCGCGCGAAGGTGCTCGCGTCCGTCGAGGACGGGCTCAAGTCGCTGCGCACGGGCAACTCGGGGCGGCCCGTGTTCTCGGAGAGCCTGTTCCAGTGGTTCGAGGACGCGTGGCTGGTAGCCTCGCTGGAACATGGCGTGAGCCGGCTGCGCTCGGGCGTGTTGATGTGGCAGTGGATTGCCCGCTCGGAGCGCTACACGGCCGAGTCGTATTCGGCGCTGGACGCCATCTCGGTGGAGACGCTCAAGAAGGTCTTCGAGGAGGTGGTGGGCCGCTCGAAGGAAGCCGCCGAGGTGAGCAGCGCGACGGTGGCCGCGCCCGCTGGCGGTGGAGGCCGAGGCGAGGAGGCGCTGTCGCGGTTCACCACGTCATTCACGGAGAAGGCGCGGTCGGGGAAGATCGACCCCATCTTCGGACGGGACCGGGAGATTCGTCAGGTCATCGACGTGCTGGCGCGGCGCCGCAAGAACAACCCCATCATCGTGGGCGAGCCGGGCGTGGGGAAGACGGCGCTCGTGGAGGGACTGGCGCGCGCCATCGTCGCGGGGGATGTGCCGGAGTCCATGCGCAACCTGGAGGTGCTGGGGTTGGACCTGGGCGCGCTCCAGGCCGGTGCCGGCGTCCGAGGCGAGTTCGAGAACCGGCTCAAGGCGGTCATCTCGGAGGTGAAGGGCTCGCCCAAGCCCATCATCCTGTTCATCGACGAGGCGCACACCATCATCGGCGCGGGAGGCGCGCAGGGGGGCGGTGACGCGGCGAACCTGCTCAAGCCCGAGCTGGCGCGAGGCGAGCTGCGGACCATCGCCGCCACCACGTGGGCCGAGTACAAGAAGTACTTCGAGAAGGACGCCGCGCTGGAGCGTCGCTTCCAGCCCATCAAGGTGGACGAGCCGTCCGAAGAGGACGCGGTGCTGATGCTGCGCGGGCTGTGCCCCGCCTATGCGAAGTCGCACGGCGTCACCATCCGCGACGAGGCGGTGGTCGCCGCGGTGTCGCTGTCACACCGTTACATCTCCGGGCGGCAGCTTCCGGACAAGGCAGTGGACCTGCTCGACACGGCGGCGGCGCGGGTGAAGATCGAGCAGAGCGCGCGTCCGGACGAGCTGGTGGAGGTGGAGTCTCGCCTGGCCGCGCTGGAGCGGGAGCTGGCGGTGCGGGAGCGCGAGCTCGCCGCGGGGCATCCGCTTCCGCCGCCCGAGGACGGGCCGACGCTGGAGGAGCGGCTCGCGGCCACGCGGGACTCGGTCGCGACGCTGCGAGCCCGGTGGGAGCAGGAGCTGGCCGCAGTGGATGTCGTGCGCCGCGCGCGGGCGGAGCTGGATGCGGCGAAGGAGGGCTCGGACGTCGAGAAGCTGAAGGCCGACGTCGCCGAGGCGCGTGCCCAGCTGGAGAAGCTCCAGGGCGAGTCTCCGCTCATCCACGTGGACGTGGACCCGGACGTGGTGGCGCGAGTGGTCGCGGGCTGGACGGGGGTGCCGGTGGGCAAGCTGCGCAGCAGCTCCGTGGGCGCGGTGCTCACGCTGGAGCAGACGCTGCGCTCGCGCGTGAAGGGGCAGGACGCGGCGCTGCGCGCGGTGGCGGAGACCATCCGCATGTCGCATGCGGGCATCCGCAATCCCTCCACGCCCATCGGCGTGTTGCTCTTCGTGGGGCCCAGCGGCGTGGGCAAGACGGAGACGGCGCTGGCGCTGGCGGACACGCTCTACGGCGGGGACCGCTTCCTCACGACCATCAACATGTCGGAGTTCCAGGAGAAGCACACCGTGTCGCGCCTCATCGGCTCTCCGCCGGGCTACGTGGGGTACGGCGAGGGCGGTGTGTTGACGGAGGCCGTGCGCCAGCGGCCGTACTCGGTGGTGCTGCTGGACGAGTGCGAGAAGGCGGACCTGGAGGTGATGAACCTCTTCTACCAGGTGTTCGACAAGGGGATGTTGTCCGACGGTGAGGGGCGCCTCATCGACTTCCGCAACACGGTGGTCATCCTCACGAGCAACCTGGCCACGGATGCGCTGATGCAGCTGTACTCGGGCCCGGAGGCGCCCAAGACGGAGACGGTGACCGAGACGATTCGCCCCATCCTCAGCCGGCACTTCAAGCCGGCGCTCCTGGCGCGCATGTCGGTGGTGCCATTCATTCCGATTGCACGCGATGTGTTGAAGGACATCGCACAGATGAAGCTGGCCGCGCTGGCGGACCGGCTGCATACGTCGCACCGGGTCAAGACGGAGTTCGCGCCGGAGGTCACCGAGGAGTTCGCTCGGCGGTGCCTGGACAACGACTCGGGCGCGCGCAACGTGGACCACCTGCTGCGCTCCTCGCTGATGCCGCGTCTGTCCATGGAGTTGCTGGAGCGCCTGGCCGCGGGAGGGGTGCCCGGGCGCCTGCGCGTGGGTCTGGGTGCGAGCGGGGACTGGGACCTGTCATTCTCCGACGCCTAG
- a CDS encoding alpha/beta fold hydrolase encodes MKNPAKSLLAAAFLLSASFLSLGCGSDPKPSPIPENETTAPGAYAQVNGLKLYYELHGTGRPLILLHGALSTIDSMQPFIAELAKTRQVIAVELQAHGHTADIDRPLRFETMADDIAALLKHLNIESADVCGYSLGGGVALQFAFRHPQAVRKLVLMSTTFKSNAWFPENQAIMATMTGEALAGSPMHEAYLRTAPRPEDFPILVSKISHLLTQNPYDWTQDVAALKAPALIIAGDSDSLPPTHSVEMFGLLGGGKSDGMMAGIPASRLAILPGTTHWGAVTRVDLLVPLIPSFLDEQPAPTTP; translated from the coding sequence ATGAAGAACCCTGCCAAGTCCCTCCTCGCCGCGGCGTTCCTGCTGTCCGCCTCCTTCCTGTCCCTCGGATGTGGCTCCGACCCGAAGCCCTCCCCCATCCCGGAGAACGAGACGACCGCCCCCGGCGCCTACGCCCAGGTGAATGGACTCAAGCTCTACTACGAGCTTCACGGCACAGGCCGCCCGCTCATCCTCCTCCACGGCGCCCTCTCGACCATCGACTCGATGCAGCCGTTCATCGCCGAGCTCGCGAAGACCCGCCAGGTCATCGCCGTCGAACTCCAGGCCCACGGGCACACCGCCGACATCGACCGCCCCCTGCGATTCGAAACCATGGCGGATGACATCGCCGCCCTCTTGAAACACCTCAACATCGAGTCCGCCGACGTCTGCGGCTACTCCCTCGGCGGTGGTGTCGCTCTCCAGTTTGCCTTCCGCCACCCACAGGCCGTTCGCAAGCTCGTCCTCATGTCCACCACATTCAAGAGCAACGCGTGGTTCCCAGAGAACCAGGCCATCATGGCCACCATGACCGGAGAGGCACTTGCGGGCTCGCCCATGCACGAGGCCTATCTGCGCACCGCTCCGCGCCCCGAGGACTTCCCCATCCTCGTGTCCAAGATCAGCCACCTCCTGACCCAAAACCCCTACGACTGGACCCAGGACGTGGCAGCCCTCAAGGCGCCCGCACTCATCATCGCCGGAGACTCAGACAGCCTCCCGCCGACGCACTCCGTGGAGATGTTTGGATTGCTCGGCGGCGGCAAGTCGGACGGGATGATGGCGGGCATCCCCGCCTCGCGCCTCGCCATCCTCCCAGGAACGACTCACTGGGGCGCGGTGACTCGCGTCGACCTGCTCGTCCCGCTCATCCCGTCCTTCCTCGATGAGCAGCCTGCACCGACGACTCCCTGA
- a CDS encoding FHA domain-containing protein: MLPLVIRIKGLDAQAPTEKQYVFRHSPVRIGRNQLNDVSIPKTFVSLFHALVRFDQKAIYVVDLGSTNGVSIDGRRIDKNIQVKVDEETRISIGTLEMRLSREAVQGDGQSQMTQFRALTTLMDPGEGTPSSFKPTPVQGRAQVVATALLPALGSIPSLQDDDEEEVAASRTQLMPALEEGELGAEDDGQRTQISSIPRMEEPVARPAVPSIMQRRNRTPESVRVVPPGVGGVHASIQQLVPLYTAYRNAWQALHAAMVKQGEGLAENERPSLVGQIQRRLSGVVHEPQFGEFARSLGVAVPHGSGGTSSGVSMSNVQGAPPRLDVMARELLGQFVRSYLPGSKGLESGADIDRFLERLAGVLETFGRAFVELRQGHDQFGQEMAVAMVRDVTPLSKSKNTREVLRYLLDWKAADGAERVLELKSGFGDVMIHQIALLNGMREGVRALLQRLSQGGEEGEGSSLSKLWPFGASKRLKWLEEEIRRLSEEERELTKALFGQEFAKAYHAIVGDAANKGSDGEVSVVSKRRERES, from the coding sequence GTGTTGCCCCTCGTCATCCGAATCAAGGGCCTGGACGCGCAGGCGCCGACTGAGAAGCAGTACGTCTTCCGGCACTCGCCCGTCCGCATCGGCCGCAACCAGCTCAACGACGTCTCCATCCCCAAGACGTTCGTCTCGCTCTTCCACGCGCTCGTCCGGTTCGACCAGAAGGCCATCTATGTGGTCGACCTGGGCTCGACCAACGGCGTGAGCATCGACGGCCGCCGCATCGACAAGAACATTCAAGTGAAAGTGGACGAGGAGACTCGAATCTCCATCGGCACGCTTGAGATGCGCTTGTCGCGAGAGGCCGTGCAAGGGGATGGACAGTCGCAGATGACGCAGTTCCGGGCGCTGACGACGCTCATGGACCCGGGAGAGGGGACGCCGTCGAGCTTCAAGCCGACGCCCGTGCAGGGACGTGCGCAGGTGGTGGCCACGGCGCTGTTGCCCGCGCTGGGGTCCATCCCGTCATTGCAGGACGACGACGAGGAGGAGGTGGCGGCCTCGCGCACGCAGCTCATGCCGGCGCTCGAGGAAGGGGAGCTGGGCGCGGAAGATGACGGGCAGCGGACGCAGATCTCCAGCATCCCGCGCATGGAGGAGCCGGTGGCTCGGCCCGCGGTGCCGTCCATCATGCAGCGGCGCAACCGGACGCCGGAGAGCGTGCGGGTGGTTCCGCCAGGGGTGGGCGGGGTGCATGCCTCCATCCAGCAGCTGGTGCCGCTGTACACGGCGTACCGGAATGCGTGGCAGGCGCTGCACGCGGCGATGGTGAAACAGGGGGAGGGGTTGGCGGAGAACGAGCGGCCGTCGCTCGTGGGGCAGATTCAGCGGCGCTTGTCCGGAGTGGTGCACGAGCCGCAGTTCGGTGAGTTCGCGCGCTCGCTCGGGGTGGCGGTGCCGCATGGCTCGGGGGGGACGTCCTCGGGCGTGTCGATGTCGAATGTGCAGGGGGCGCCGCCTCGGTTGGATGTGATGGCGCGCGAGCTGTTGGGGCAGTTCGTCCGGTCCTACCTGCCTGGGAGCAAGGGGTTGGAGTCGGGGGCGGATATCGACCGGTTCCTGGAGCGGCTGGCGGGGGTGTTGGAGACGTTTGGCCGAGCCTTCGTGGAGCTTCGGCAGGGGCATGACCAGTTCGGCCAGGAGATGGCCGTGGCGATGGTGCGCGATGTGACGCCGCTGTCGAAGAGCAAGAACACGCGCGAGGTGCTGCGCTACTTGCTGGACTGGAAGGCCGCGGACGGCGCCGAGCGTGTGCTGGAGCTGAAGAGTGGATTCGGGGATGTGATGATCCACCAGATTGCACTGCTCAACGGCATGCGCGAGGGCGTGCGCGCGCTGCTTCAGAGATTGAGTCAGGGTGGGGAGGAAGGGGAGGGCTCGTCCCTGTCGAAGCTGTGGCCGTTCGGGGCATCGAAGCGGTTGAAGTGGCTGGAGGAGGAGATTCGCCGGCTCAGCGAGGAGGAGCGAGAGCTGACGAAAGCCTTGTTTGGACAGGAGTTCGCGAAGGCCTACCACGCCATCGTGGGAGACGCGGCGAACAAGGGCAGTGATGGGGAGGTTTCCGTGGTGTCCAAGCGCAGGGAACGGGAGTCATGA
- the tssG gene encoding type VI secretion system baseplate subunit TssG, with the protein MVSPERPTDDLLKAVESLNARPGQLSFRPLVALLERLTSSAVPVGGTGPALDERIRFRHDPSLTFSASDVSRVRVVSQPDAHGGSAEVIEVLSTFLGLTGAVSPLPDYILEEIAQEDPDSARRRDFLDLFHHRLLSLLYRALVRYSLAAETTRGGSDAWSQRALALGGLDTYERPYSGALSPAQLLRLTPLLSARARTAGVLELALTDVLSPVLGEATVSLRQFSGAWVDIEADNRMRLGRSNSNLGRSMLLGARVFDRSGGFSIHISPLEGEVYRRLLPEGDLSPVVREVVDLFVRDPLDCSLVLGVREVELPRFRLSRDGTFRLGQDCYLGQRRSDTRLRTRTVPLASAPKRAEPEPLSPP; encoded by the coding sequence GTGGTCTCCCCGGAACGGCCGACAGACGATTTGCTGAAGGCCGTCGAGTCGCTGAACGCCCGGCCGGGGCAGCTGTCGTTCAGGCCGCTGGTGGCGCTACTCGAGCGGCTGACGTCGTCGGCGGTGCCCGTGGGTGGGACGGGGCCCGCGCTGGACGAGCGCATCCGCTTCCGGCACGACCCGTCGCTCACGTTCAGCGCGAGCGACGTGAGCCGCGTCCGCGTCGTCTCCCAGCCGGATGCGCACGGCGGGTCGGCGGAAGTCATCGAGGTGCTCTCCACGTTCCTCGGGCTCACGGGCGCGGTGTCGCCGCTGCCGGACTACATCCTGGAGGAGATTGCGCAGGAGGACCCGGACAGCGCGCGCCGGCGCGACTTCCTGGACCTCTTCCATCACCGCCTGCTCTCGCTGCTGTACCGCGCGCTGGTGCGCTACTCGCTGGCGGCGGAGACCACGCGCGGGGGAAGTGATGCCTGGTCGCAGCGGGCGCTCGCGCTGGGCGGGCTGGACACGTATGAGCGGCCCTATTCGGGGGCGCTGTCGCCCGCGCAGCTCTTGCGCCTGACGCCGCTGTTGTCCGCGAGGGCGCGGACGGCAGGGGTCCTCGAGCTTGCGCTGACGGACGTGTTGTCTCCGGTGTTGGGCGAGGCGACGGTGTCGCTGCGGCAGTTCTCCGGAGCCTGGGTGGACATCGAGGCGGACAACCGGATGCGGCTGGGCCGCTCGAACTCGAACCTGGGCCGCTCGATGCTCCTGGGGGCTCGGGTGTTTGATCGCTCGGGAGGGTTCAGCATCCACATCTCTCCGTTGGAGGGGGAGGTCTACCGGCGCCTGCTTCCGGAGGGAGACCTGTCGCCAGTGGTGCGCGAGGTGGTGGACCTCTTCGTGAGAGACCCCCTCGACTGTTCGCTGGTGCTGGGCGTGCGCGAGGTGGAGCTGCCGAGGTTCCGCCTGTCGCGCGATGGGACCTTCCGGCTCGGGCAGGACTGCTATCTGGGGCAGCGCAGGAGCGACACCCGCCTGCGCACGCGCACCGTGCCGCTCGCATCCGCCCCGAAACGGGCCGAGCCCGAGCCCCTCTCACCGCCGTGA